From Ovis aries strain OAR_USU_Benz2616 breed Rambouillet unplaced genomic scaffold, ARS-UI_Ramb_v3.0 scaffold_134, whole genome shotgun sequence, the proteins below share one genomic window:
- the LOC132659103 gene encoding small cysteine and glycine repeat-containing protein 4-like, whose protein sequence is MGCCGCGSCGGCGGGCGGGCGSGCGGGCGGGCGGGCGGGCGGGCSSCNSCRCYRVGCCSSCCPCCCGCCGGCCSVPVVCCHRRTCSCHSCGCGGGKGCCQQKSCCCQQKCSCQKQCCH, encoded by the coding sequence ATGGGCTGCTGTGGTTGTGGAAGTTGTGGTGGCTGCGGTGGTGGCTGCGGTGGTGGCTGTGGCAGTGGCTGTGGCGGTGGCTGCGGCGGTGGCTGTGGCGGTGGCTGTGGCGGTGGCTGTGGTGGTGGCTGCAGCAGCTGCAACAGCTGCAGGTGCTACCGGGTGGgctgctgcagcagctgctgcccctgctgctgcggctgctgtggGGGCTGCTGCAGCGTCCCCGTGGTCTGCTGCCACCGCCGCACCTGCAGCTGCCACTCGTGTGGCTGCGGTGGTGGGAAGGGCTGTTGCCAgcagaagagctgctgctgccagcAGAAGTGCAGCTGCCAGAAGCAATGCTGCCACTAG
- the LOC132659104 gene encoding small cysteine and glycine repeat-containing protein 3-like, producing MGCCGCGSCGGCGGGCGGGCGGGCGGGCGGGCSGSCGSCNSCRCYRVGCCSSCCPCCCGCCGGCCSVPVVCCHRRTCSCHSCGKGCCQQKSCCCQQKCCCQKQCCH from the coding sequence ATGGGCTGCTGTGGTTGTGGAAGTTGTGGTGGCTGCGGTGGCGGCTGCGGTGGTGGCTGTGGTGGCGGCTGTGGTGGTGGCTGTGGTGGTGGCTGCAGTGGCAGCTGTGGCAGCTGCAACAGCTGCAGATGCTACCGGGTGGGCTgttgcagcagctgctgcccctgctgctgcggctgctgtggGGGCTGCTGCAGCGTCCCCGTGGTCTGCTGCCACCGCCGCACCTGCAGCTGCCACTCGTGTGGGAAGGGCTGTTGCCAgcagaagagctgctgctgccagcAGAAGTGCTGCTGCCAGAAGCAATGCTGCCACTAG